A genomic stretch from Shewanella sediminis HAW-EB3 includes:
- a CDS encoding efflux RND transporter permease subunit, with protein sequence MLKKIIEASIKQRLMVLIITIMITVWGVQELRNTPLDALPDLSDVQVIIKTPFPGQAPKLVEEQVTYPLSTAMLAVPGAKTVRGYSFFGDSYVYVIFEDGTDIYWARSRVLEYLNQVSSRLPQGIQPSLGPDASGVGWIFEYALVDRSGNLDLSQLKSLQDWYLKLELQSVAGVSEVATVGGMEQTYQIVIEPDKLAIYKLDIASIKNAIAKSNTEAGGSVIEMAEAEYMVRAKGYRQTLDDFREIPLGITSPSGTPLLLKDVATIRKGPASRRGIAELDGEGEVVGGIIIMRYGENALATIEAVKDKLEQLKAGLPEGVEIIPTYDRSQLIESSVENLLHKVVEEMFVVGLVCLLFLLHARSTLVAVITLPLAILIAFIVMNKMGVNANIMSLGGIAIAIGAVVDGAIVMIENMHKHLEHFKEKYQRPPNNKEHWKIVTEASIEVGPALFFSLLIITLSFVPVFALEAQEGRLFSPLAYTKTFAMAAAALLSITLVPILMGFFIRGKIPKETSNPISRVLIAIYKPSLTLVLRFPKITLVIAVITLLSAWYPLNNLGSEFMPELEEGDLLYMPTALPGISASKAAEILQQTDRLIKTVPEVKRVFGKVGRAETATDPAPLTMLETTIMLNPRDEWREGVALQDIIDQLQQTVKVPGLTNAWVQPIKTRIDMLSTGIKTPVGIKITGADVDELQKIGTNIEAILSKLPNTKSAYAERVGGGRYIDITPKLDVASRYDMTLTDIQDVVRYAIGGMEIGESVQGAERYPINLRYPRELRDNIEKLRELPVITKTGHYLPLRNLADIEITDGAPMLKSENGRLISWVFVDIEGTSIGEYIDEAKQALDNVLTIPPRYSYGFAGQYEYMQRVDAKLKKVIPMALGVIFILLMMTFGSTLQAGIIMLSLPFALVGSTWLLYALEYNMSVAVAVGMIALAGVAAEFGVVMLVYLNNAIKHRKETGGYESVTDLKEALIEGAVMRIRPKAMTVATIFFGLLPIMWGSGAGNDVMQKIAAPMIGGMVTAPLLSLFVLPALYLIIYGRKLNSTQ encoded by the coding sequence ATGCTTAAGAAAATTATCGAGGCCTCAATCAAGCAACGCCTCATGGTATTGATCATCACCATCATGATCACGGTATGGGGCGTTCAAGAGCTGAGAAATACCCCGTTAGATGCCCTTCCGGATCTTTCCGATGTGCAGGTGATCATTAAAACCCCATTCCCCGGACAGGCACCAAAACTTGTCGAGGAGCAGGTGACTTACCCGTTATCCACGGCCATGCTCGCTGTACCCGGCGCCAAGACAGTTCGAGGCTACTCTTTCTTCGGTGACTCCTATGTGTATGTCATTTTTGAAGATGGTACCGATATCTATTGGGCAAGATCCCGGGTTCTGGAATACCTCAATCAGGTCAGCAGCCGCTTACCTCAAGGTATCCAACCCTCTCTGGGACCGGATGCTTCCGGAGTTGGCTGGATATTCGAGTACGCCTTAGTGGACAGATCCGGTAATTTAGATCTGTCTCAACTGAAAAGCCTACAAGATTGGTATCTGAAACTGGAGCTCCAAAGTGTCGCTGGAGTCTCCGAAGTCGCCACCGTCGGCGGTATGGAGCAGACCTATCAGATAGTGATCGAACCCGATAAGTTGGCCATCTATAAGTTGGATATCGCCTCGATTAAGAATGCGATAGCTAAGTCGAATACCGAAGCCGGTGGTTCGGTTATCGAGATGGCCGAAGCCGAATACATGGTGCGAGCCAAAGGCTATCGACAGACATTAGATGATTTCAGAGAGATCCCTCTGGGAATAACGAGCCCCTCCGGTACCCCTCTGCTGCTTAAAGATGTGGCTACCATTCGAAAAGGCCCCGCGTCTCGCCGAGGTATTGCCGAGCTCGACGGTGAAGGAGAGGTGGTCGGTGGCATTATCATCATGCGTTATGGCGAGAATGCATTAGCCACAATCGAAGCGGTAAAAGATAAGCTGGAACAGCTTAAGGCCGGTCTCCCGGAAGGGGTTGAGATCATCCCAACCTACGACAGATCTCAACTGATCGAAAGTTCGGTCGAAAATCTACTCCATAAGGTCGTAGAGGAGATGTTTGTGGTCGGTCTGGTGTGTCTGCTTTTCTTGCTGCATGCTCGCTCGACACTCGTTGCCGTGATCACCTTGCCTTTGGCTATTCTCATCGCCTTTATCGTGATGAACAAGATGGGGGTGAATGCCAATATTATGAGCCTCGGCGGCATTGCAATTGCTATCGGGGCGGTGGTCGATGGCGCCATCGTCATGATCGAGAATATGCATAAACATCTCGAGCATTTTAAAGAGAAATATCAACGGCCACCTAACAATAAGGAGCACTGGAAGATAGTCACAGAGGCGTCCATCGAGGTCGGTCCTGCGCTGTTCTTTTCACTGCTGATTATTACGTTAAGCTTCGTGCCCGTCTTTGCACTCGAAGCCCAAGAGGGTCGGTTATTCAGCCCCTTAGCCTATACCAAGACCTTTGCGATGGCTGCGGCGGCCCTGCTTTCGATAACCTTAGTGCCCATTCTGATGGGTTTCTTCATTCGAGGTAAGATCCCCAAGGAGACCAGTAATCCAATCAGTCGGGTGTTGATCGCAATTTACAAGCCCTCACTGACACTGGTGTTAAGATTTCCTAAGATCACACTCGTTATCGCCGTCATTACCCTACTCAGCGCCTGGTATCCTCTGAATAACTTAGGCAGTGAATTTATGCCTGAGCTTGAAGAGGGCGATCTACTCTATATGCCTACCGCTCTGCCGGGGATCAGTGCCAGTAAGGCCGCGGAGATATTGCAACAAACCGATCGACTGATTAAAACCGTGCCTGAGGTCAAGCGGGTATTTGGTAAAGTCGGCAGGGCCGAAACGGCCACCGATCCTGCACCATTAACTATGCTTGAAACCACCATCATGTTGAATCCAAGAGATGAGTGGAGAGAAGGCGTCGCGCTTCAAGATATTATCGACCAACTGCAGCAGACGGTAAAAGTTCCCGGCCTGACTAACGCCTGGGTTCAACCCATCAAAACCCGCATAGATATGCTCTCTACCGGTATCAAGACGCCGGTAGGCATTAAGATAACGGGGGCCGATGTCGATGAACTGCAGAAAATTGGTACCAATATCGAAGCCATCCTCAGCAAGCTGCCGAATACTAAATCAGCCTATGCCGAACGCGTCGGTGGTGGCCGATACATAGATATTACGCCTAAACTCGATGTTGCTTCCCGCTACGACATGACCCTCACCGACATACAGGATGTGGTTCGTTACGCCATCGGCGGTATGGAGATAGGTGAATCGGTACAGGGCGCGGAGCGATATCCAATTAACCTTCGCTACCCCAGAGAGCTCAGGGATAATATCGAGAAACTCAGGGAGCTTCCCGTGATCACCAAAACGGGTCATTACCTGCCGCTGCGTAACTTAGCCGATATCGAGATCACCGATGGGGCACCTATGCTCAAGAGTGAAAATGGTCGCCTGATATCCTGGGTGTTTGTCGATATTGAGGGCACCTCAATTGGCGAATATATCGATGAGGCAAAGCAGGCACTGGATAACGTGCTCACTATACCTCCCAGATATAGCTATGGTTTCGCAGGTCAGTATGAGTATATGCAACGCGTCGATGCCAAACTGAAGAAAGTGATACCTATGGCACTCGGGGTTATCTTCATTCTGCTTATGATGACCTTCGGCTCGACACTACAGGCGGGGATTATCATGCTCAGCCTGCCGTTTGCCTTGGTTGGTAGCACCTGGTTACTCTATGCCTTGGAATACAACATGTCAGTTGCCGTCGCCGTCGGTATGATCGCACTGGCGGGGGTTGCAGCCGAATTCGGAGTGGTGATGTTGGTCTACCTGAATAACGCCATCAAGCATAGAAAGGAGACCGGCGGCTATGAATCTGTCACGGATCTCAAGGAAGCCTTAATCGAAGGCGCAGTTATGCGTATTCGCCCTAAGGCCATGACAGTCGCGACCATCTTCTTCGGACTCCTACCCATCATGTGGGGATCGGGAGCGGGCAATGATGTGATGCAGAAGATTGCCGCACCTATGATAGGAGGAATGGTCACAGCGCCCTTGTTATCTCTTTTCGTGTTGCCGGCACTCTACCTGATCATCTATGGCAGAAAGTTAAACTCGACGCAGTAA
- a CDS encoding HlyD family secretion protein has translation MLEGLAVWALFIYLLRLVGMPWNKFSKGFAYIGGGGWLLFVWVGLLNFTPMDLSGGSLVQSPHIQLRPASSQIKGQVKQIYVQPNQKIEAGQLIYELDDETYQIALNKALVAKESANVSLSVAKEDVKLAHKEYQTAITDIEIVKNQLAAATKDLLWKQKTLARYTEQNRVVPNTITASQMDEQTNGIDLAEANVHTYGSQIDKASLAEHKAKLNIEKAELAVKSGESDYSSEVENVAQAQWNLDNTKVYAPADGYLTNYIMREGQFVGLVPRIQMYTNEKYVLMRVNHQAIRNVKVGQNAEFASAVYPGKVFNAEVEGIIEATGESQGSLFARDDNVRQTTGQNLNNKHHFVRLKLNETEDYDIPVGSVGLAWISGEKPVSFLAFLDVIRGIIIRMKSQIYYFYSI, from the coding sequence ATGCTTGAAGGTTTAGCCGTATGGGCGTTATTTATCTATCTGCTCCGCTTAGTCGGTATGCCGTGGAACAAATTCAGTAAAGGTTTTGCCTACATTGGTGGCGGCGGTTGGTTGCTGTTTGTGTGGGTTGGGCTGTTGAACTTTACACCCATGGATCTATCCGGCGGGTCCTTGGTGCAGTCACCGCATATTCAACTCAGACCGGCTTCGAGTCAAATCAAAGGCCAGGTGAAACAGATCTATGTTCAGCCAAACCAGAAGATTGAGGCTGGGCAGTTAATCTATGAACTCGATGATGAGACCTATCAGATAGCACTCAATAAGGCACTGGTTGCTAAAGAGTCTGCCAATGTTTCTCTTTCTGTGGCTAAAGAGGATGTGAAGCTGGCTCATAAAGAGTATCAGACAGCGATAACCGACATCGAGATAGTCAAAAACCAGTTAGCAGCAGCAACAAAAGATCTTCTTTGGAAACAGAAGACGCTGGCAAGGTATACCGAACAGAATCGCGTCGTTCCAAATACCATTACGGCGAGCCAAATGGATGAACAGACCAATGGCATCGATCTGGCCGAGGCCAATGTTCATACATATGGCTCCCAAATTGATAAGGCAAGTTTGGCCGAGCATAAGGCTAAACTGAATATTGAAAAAGCGGAGTTAGCGGTAAAGAGCGGTGAGTCAGACTATAGCAGCGAGGTAGAAAACGTTGCTCAGGCTCAATGGAACTTAGATAACACTAAGGTCTACGCTCCGGCAGATGGCTACCTGACTAACTATATTATGCGAGAGGGGCAGTTTGTAGGCCTGGTACCACGCATTCAGATGTATACCAATGAAAAGTATGTGCTGATGCGGGTCAACCATCAGGCTATTCGTAACGTTAAGGTAGGTCAGAATGCGGAGTTTGCATCGGCGGTCTACCCGGGAAAGGTGTTTAATGCTGAGGTTGAGGGGATTATCGAAGCCACGGGAGAGTCTCAGGGAAGTTTGTTTGCCCGTGATGATAACGTACGTCAGACAACCGGGCAGAACCTGAATAATAAGCACCACTTTGTGCGACTGAAATTAAATGAAACTGAGGATTATGATATTCCGGTTGGCTCGGTCGGATTGGCGTGGATCTCTGGTGAGAAACCTGTCTCTTTTCTCGCATTTCTGGACGTGATTAGAGGGATCATCATCAGAATGAAGTCGCAAATCTATTACTTCTATTCTATTTGA
- a CDS encoding methyl-accepting chemotaxis protein, with product MMTLQFSIRQKITFGFSAIGVLLIAGSSFFYYSLSQINLANQNVETLAVPVLKQSHALQLTLLKMVKLLAVANTHKERSELDRSHNQFIQLQTRYDEELSRLKGKVLDQSKMLNSLNQAEVEFQQFLAESKNMFEAKIAIIEASSRFQEQYREFERNRFDASNLMLDLELISAPQEARLLEEVIGTGTRIDDMLFTMGNTMSRLTRVDIASGVTAHQEDIGFLMSNLTTNFDFLRRQAEPLNIQDIMGESSQKIDLLKQYLLQPGDLYLLQHRIIAQGQLALGAYTEGEKSFAASYEQLDLLANLADQRLVQLQATAKDKISAGETLAIILALVFVLMASFISIVTSRAMLGPLQLVNQALGRIADGDLSQRITKQTDDEFGTLTDNINKLSQDLTQLLNEISENAHSLDGSALASSQQSQRIASVAAEQIERVENVRIRAEQLFTSSTVVKNEADRTADNVTQASVSSREIKGIASTNSETIQNLSNGLSESVEVMSRLSHHSQDIGGILDTIVGIAEQTNLLALNAAIESARAGEHGRGFAVVADEVRTLAMRTQESTAEIQTTITALQQETESVAESISLGQSKAAECVIQSQELGQAIEHMDASLNTIEQMSKHIAQVADEQLADSQNIEVSMGETLNTANQNAQEASGVADRSAEVNELARSLTRCVKRFRL from the coding sequence ATGATGACGCTACAGTTTAGCATTCGACAGAAAATCACCTTTGGCTTTAGCGCTATTGGCGTGCTGCTCATTGCTGGCAGCAGCTTTTTCTATTACTCCCTCAGTCAGATAAACCTTGCCAACCAAAATGTTGAAACCCTGGCCGTGCCAGTATTAAAGCAGAGTCATGCGCTGCAGCTGACACTCCTGAAGATGGTAAAATTATTAGCCGTCGCCAACACTCATAAAGAGCGCTCTGAACTGGATCGCAGTCACAACCAATTTATTCAGTTACAAACCCGCTATGACGAGGAGTTATCGAGGCTTAAGGGCAAAGTCTTAGACCAGAGTAAAATGCTCAATTCACTTAATCAGGCCGAAGTGGAGTTTCAACAATTTCTTGCAGAGAGTAAGAACATGTTTGAGGCAAAGATAGCCATTATCGAAGCGAGTTCCAGGTTTCAAGAGCAGTACCGGGAGTTTGAAAGAAACCGCTTCGATGCGAGTAATCTGATGCTGGATCTGGAGTTGATTTCGGCTCCCCAAGAGGCGCGCTTGTTAGAGGAGGTCATCGGCACAGGCACCCGAATCGACGACATGTTATTTACCATGGGGAATACCATGTCCAGACTGACTCGAGTCGATATCGCTTCAGGAGTGACGGCTCATCAGGAAGATATTGGCTTTTTAATGAGTAACCTGACAACCAATTTTGATTTTTTAAGAAGGCAGGCTGAACCCTTAAATATTCAAGATATTATGGGAGAGTCTTCCCAGAAAATAGACTTGCTGAAGCAATACTTACTTCAACCGGGAGACTTGTATCTGTTGCAGCATCGAATTATTGCCCAAGGGCAACTGGCGCTGGGAGCTTATACTGAAGGGGAGAAGAGTTTCGCTGCCAGTTATGAACAACTCGATCTGCTGGCCAATTTAGCCGACCAACGGCTTGTTCAATTGCAAGCAACGGCAAAAGATAAGATATCCGCCGGTGAAACTCTAGCCATTATACTTGCATTGGTGTTTGTTTTGATGGCGAGTTTCATCTCAATCGTTACTTCCAGAGCCATGTTGGGACCCCTTCAATTGGTGAACCAGGCTCTGGGGCGTATTGCCGATGGGGACCTGTCTCAGCGTATCACTAAGCAAACAGATGATGAGTTCGGCACCTTGACCGACAACATCAATAAATTATCTCAAGATCTGACTCAGCTGCTCAATGAGATTAGTGAGAATGCTCACTCCCTCGATGGTTCGGCGTTAGCATCCAGTCAACAGAGTCAACGTATTGCATCTGTCGCAGCAGAGCAGATAGAGCGGGTGGAAAATGTCAGAATAAGAGCAGAGCAGCTGTTCACGAGTTCGACGGTGGTGAAAAATGAAGCCGATAGGACGGCCGATAATGTGACTCAGGCATCGGTAAGCAGTCGTGAAATTAAGGGCATAGCATCGACCAACAGCGAAACGATTCAAAACTTGTCAAACGGGCTCAGTGAATCGGTAGAGGTGATGTCTCGCTTGAGTCATCATAGTCAAGATATCGGTGGGATCTTAGATACAATTGTTGGTATCGCCGAACAGACCAATCTATTGGCGCTGAATGCGGCCATTGAGTCGGCCAGGGCGGGCGAGCATGGCAGGGGCTTTGCGGTGGTTGCCGATGAGGTGCGAACCTTAGCCATGCGGACGCAAGAGTCTACCGCCGAGATCCAGACGACAATCACGGCACTGCAGCAGGAAACAGAGTCGGTAGCCGAGTCTATCTCTCTCGGGCAATCTAAAGCTGCAGAGTGCGTCATTCAGAGTCAGGAGCTGGGGCAGGCGATTGAACATATGGATGCCTCCTTGAATACGATTGAACAGATGAGTAAACATATTGCTCAGGTCGCAGATGAGCAGTTAGCCGATAGTCAGAATATTGAAGTCAGCATGGGTGAAACCCTCAATACTGCCAATCAAAATGCCCAAGAGGCGAGTGGGGTGGCCGACCGTAGTGCCGAGGTTAATGAACTCGCGCGTTCACTTACCCGTTGTGTGAAGCGATTTCGTTTATAA
- a CDS encoding globin family protein → MSLTQKQILLVQHSFSQVEPIAEQAADIFYGALFEIDPSLKPLFRSNIKMQGRKLMSMLKAAVDGLNDLDSLVPVLQQLAERHNGYGTKKSHFTPVGNALLYTLKTGLGEAYTEEVRQAWITVIHLVADTMKPEITA, encoded by the coding sequence ATGTCATTGACTCAAAAACAGATCCTTTTAGTACAACACTCATTCTCTCAGGTAGAGCCCATAGCAGAGCAAGCCGCCGATATTTTTTATGGTGCTCTTTTCGAGATAGACCCCTCACTCAAACCTCTTTTTCGAAGCAATATAAAAATGCAGGGGCGCAAGCTGATGTCAATGTTAAAAGCTGCCGTAGACGGGTTAAACGATCTCGATTCCTTAGTGCCTGTTCTGCAGCAATTAGCCGAGAGACATAATGGCTACGGCACGAAGAAAAGCCACTTCACTCCGGTAGGAAACGCCTTACTCTATACCCTGAAGACCGGGTTGGGGGAAGCCTATACTGAGGAGGTAAGACAGGCGTGGATCACGGTTATTCATCTGGTCGCCGATACGATGAAACCAGAGATCACAGCCTGA
- a CDS encoding VOC family protein, which produces MKVERYIQGQPCWIELASHDAKAGKQFYSELLGWGLQDMPIPDGVYTMFNLALGEEIDEIGAAYQMHVETSEQGVPTNWTVYFAVDSVDTTIELVRTYGGELLLGPHDVGTAGRMALLSDSEGAKFAIWQAGEHKGAGKRGEVGTLCWVELACRDSELAKQFYPNILGWKAQPGDMPDFEYTEWLVDGQPFGSMMEMTEAWGDIAPHWMLYFTVADCDETAVKAAKLGGKICVPPTTIPKVGRFAVINDPQGGFFSVIALNT; this is translated from the coding sequence ATGAAAGTCGAACGATATATTCAGGGACAGCCTTGTTGGATTGAACTCGCCAGTCACGATGCGAAAGCGGGCAAGCAATTTTATAGTGAATTGTTAGGCTGGGGTTTGCAGGATATGCCTATTCCAGACGGTGTATACACCATGTTTAATCTGGCTCTCGGTGAGGAAATCGATGAGATAGGTGCTGCCTATCAGATGCATGTCGAGACGAGTGAGCAGGGAGTGCCAACGAACTGGACCGTCTATTTTGCTGTCGATAGCGTCGATACCACCATAGAATTAGTTAGAACCTATGGTGGGGAGTTGTTGCTTGGCCCCCACGATGTCGGCACCGCTGGTAGAATGGCCTTGCTCAGTGATTCTGAAGGGGCAAAATTTGCGATATGGCAAGCGGGTGAGCATAAAGGGGCTGGGAAAAGAGGAGAGGTCGGAACGCTTTGCTGGGTGGAGTTAGCGTGTCGGGATAGCGAGCTCGCAAAACAGTTTTACCCTAACATCTTAGGCTGGAAGGCGCAGCCAGGTGATATGCCCGACTTTGAGTACACCGAGTGGCTTGTCGATGGGCAACCTTTTGGTAGCATGATGGAGATGACTGAGGCGTGGGGAGACATTGCGCCCCATTGGATGCTCTATTTTACCGTGGCCGATTGCGATGAAACAGCGGTTAAAGCAGCCAAGCTCGGGGGCAAGATCTGTGTACCTCCGACTACTATCCCGAAAGTGGGTCGCTTTGCCGTTATCAATGATCCTCAGGGAGGCTTTTTCTCTGTGATTGCTCTCAATACCTAA
- a CDS encoding GGDEF domain-containing protein produces MSAFYHRCRYFFLPLLVTAFSLGLLQFTQANWQIWQGSINQLPFWLLVTATALALQFNRSRLAYLATLLLLFYADKQHHLLPSSLSSYTEANFLGGAMIITCFSFFKDRGLLSPHSLVRVFSIFLCFGMAYGWLWGIEHFQAEITAKSPLSLSFQFQAALPLYLCGLLVLTRTLWQANLVNTSILITFVIWVLYDLTPGQLPLSVLLSALAVIFLFTILIDSYFLAYRDELTGLASRRALYNLVLSLGRKYSVAMLDIDHFKKFNDTYGHDVGDQVLKLVAAKMARVSGGGKVFRYGGEEFTIVFPRKDTDSVIDHLEDVRESIEEYRIVLRDDKRKRSTKAKRNAANKSNKKTVSVTISIGVAERLGGETFDQTLKQADEALYRAKKKGRNQICT; encoded by the coding sequence TTGTCTGCTTTTTATCACAGGTGTCGCTATTTCTTTCTTCCGCTGCTAGTCACAGCTTTTTCATTAGGCTTGCTTCAATTTACACAAGCTAACTGGCAAATTTGGCAGGGGAGCATCAACCAGCTTCCTTTTTGGCTACTCGTCACAGCAACCGCCCTTGCACTACAATTTAATCGTAGTCGTTTAGCCTATCTCGCTACACTGCTATTGCTGTTTTATGCTGACAAACAACATCATCTCCTCCCCTCATCTCTTAGCTCGTACACCGAAGCGAACTTTTTAGGAGGTGCGATGATTATCACCTGCTTCTCCTTCTTCAAAGATAGGGGGCTACTCTCTCCCCACAGTCTGGTTAGAGTTTTTTCAATTTTTCTCTGCTTTGGCATGGCCTACGGCTGGCTATGGGGGATTGAACATTTTCAGGCAGAGATCACTGCTAAGTCACCCTTGAGCCTCTCCTTTCAATTTCAAGCGGCTCTACCGCTATACTTATGTGGACTTCTCGTTTTAACCCGTACCCTATGGCAAGCAAATCTGGTCAACACCTCGATACTCATCACCTTCGTCATATGGGTGCTGTATGATTTAACCCCCGGGCAGCTTCCACTTTCCGTGCTTCTATCGGCACTAGCGGTCATCTTCCTGTTTACTATCTTAATCGACTCCTACTTTCTCGCTTACCGCGATGAACTCACGGGGCTCGCATCGAGACGAGCACTCTATAATCTAGTGCTATCTCTGGGGAGAAAGTACAGTGTAGCCATGCTCGATATCGATCACTTTAAGAAGTTTAACGACACCTACGGTCACGATGTTGGCGATCAGGTGTTAAAACTCGTTGCCGCTAAAATGGCTCGCGTATCCGGTGGCGGCAAAGTATTCAGATACGGCGGTGAAGAGTTCACCATCGTTTTTCCCCGCAAGGACACGGACTCGGTTATCGATCACCTCGAAGATGTCAGAGAGTCCATCGAGGAGTATCGAATAGTATTACGGGACGATAAACGCAAACGCAGCACGAAAGCAAAACGTAACGCTGCCAACAAATCAAACAAGAAAACCGTGAGCGTCACCATCTCCATCGGGGTTGCCGAGAGGCTGGGAGGCGAGACGTTCGATCAGACGTTGAAGCAAGCCGATGAGGCCCTCTACAGAGCCAAGAAGAAAGGACGCAACCAGATCTGTACCTGA
- a CDS encoding AraC family transcriptional regulator, whose amino-acid sequence MKFNTSFIRVCYVKPVFDGVEQVYGLNHRALSIPDALMNEPMALIPFTQFGEWLSELALLTQDPAYIVKLEQQLNFDRLDISGIDLLSTPDLAMSIRRINYGIVSLQSGGSYYVSMSGKIMKWCYKNPYAFKQEKSYDSLRVAIMLLNALRHFLGGKYRPIQVRISGSAVAQRETEHLFKCPVIWNAAQTEIWLELDDMLQPLIEPQLENSPVTMTRSLFEKYLNMPQPHDTPKVLFEMVNYARFYGLPKIEDIAKLFNISKQQLQRRLQQQGFTFSALCSYIYSNQAIKYMLDGKSVAEISPLLGYANQQSFSRAFKRLRKCTPQQYLDRLNQNKPD is encoded by the coding sequence ATGAAATTTAATACCTCCTTTATTCGCGTCTGTTATGTGAAACCCGTTTTTGATGGCGTCGAGCAGGTTTATGGTCTCAATCACCGGGCCCTGTCAATTCCCGATGCGCTGATGAACGAGCCTATGGCCTTGATCCCTTTTACCCAGTTTGGTGAATGGTTATCTGAGTTAGCCCTCCTTACTCAAGACCCCGCTTACATAGTTAAACTAGAACAACAGCTAAACTTCGACCGACTCGATATCAGCGGCATCGACCTGTTATCGACCCCGGATCTGGCCATGAGTATACGTCGCATCAACTATGGCATCGTCAGCCTGCAATCCGGCGGCAGTTACTATGTCAGTATGTCCGGAAAGATAATGAAATGGTGCTATAAAAATCCCTACGCCTTTAAGCAGGAGAAAAGCTACGACTCTCTCAGGGTCGCCATCATGCTGCTTAATGCACTGCGTCACTTTCTGGGTGGTAAATATCGCCCGATTCAGGTACGTATCAGTGGTTCGGCTGTCGCGCAGCGGGAGACGGAACACCTGTTTAAATGCCCGGTTATCTGGAATGCTGCGCAAACTGAAATTTGGTTGGAACTTGATGATATGCTGCAGCCTTTGATAGAGCCGCAGTTAGAAAACAGCCCGGTGACCATGACACGTTCGCTATTTGAAAAGTACCTCAATATGCCGCAACCCCACGACACCCCGAAGGTGCTTTTCGAAATGGTCAATTATGCAAGATTTTATGGTTTACCTAAGATCGAAGATATTGCCAAACTCTTCAATATCTCTAAGCAGCAGCTGCAGAGGCGATTACAGCAGCAAGGTTTCACTTTTTCTGCCTTGTGTAGTTACATCTACAGTAATCAAGCCATCAAATATATGCTCGATGGTAAGAGTGTCGCGGAAATTAGCCCCCTTTTGGGATATGCGAATCAGCAAAGCTTCAGCCGAGCCTTTAAACGACTCAGAAAATGTACCCCTCAGCAATATCTCGACAGGCTCAACCAAAACAAGCCTGATTAA